One Aciduliprofundum boonei T469 genomic region harbors:
- a CDS encoding 2,5-diamino-6-(ribosylamino)-4(3H)-pyrimidinone 5'-phosphate reductase, with the protein MDRPKVIINAAMSVDGKIALVGGKRIKISDEEDFKRVHKMRASVDAILVGINTILKDDPKLTVKEKYVANAKNPVRVVLDSKLRIPKNARVLNSIAKTIIATTENAKIRELNAEIVICGKDKVDLKCLLNELWKRGIKSVMVEGGGTVISSFLRENLVDELNVFVGSLVIGGGAPSLVEGIGAKNENEVIRLKFLECKPLGSGILLRYGVRDEDIVE; encoded by the coding sequence ATGGATAGGCCCAAGGTTATAATCAACGCTGCAATGAGTGTGGATGGTAAGATAGCACTTGTTGGTGGGAAGAGGATAAAGATAAGCGATGAGGAGGATTTTAAAAGAGTGCATAAGATGCGCGCTAGCGTAGATGCAATTCTTGTTGGTATAAATACTATCTTAAAAGATGACCCTAAATTGACTGTGAAGGAGAAGTATGTGGCAAATGCGAAGAATCCAGTAAGGGTAGTTTTAGATTCAAAATTGAGAATACCTAAAAATGCAAGGGTCTTGAATAGTATCGCAAAAACTATTATAGCGACTACGGAAAATGCAAAGATTAGAGAGTTGAATGCTGAGATAGTAATATGCGGGAAAGATAAGGTTGATTTGAAATGTCTTTTAAACGAGTTGTGGAAAAGAGGAATTAAAAGCGTTATGGTTGAGGGAGGAGGTACGGTTATTTCTTCATTTTTGCGAGAGAATTTGGTAGATGAGTTAAATGTCTTTGTTGGCTCCTTAGTGATTGGAGGTGGTGCCCCATCGCTTGTAGAGGGCATAGGCGCAAAAAATGAGAATGAGGTTATAAGATTGAAATTTTTAGAATGTAAACCGCTTGGCTCAGGGATATTGCTCCGTTACGGTGTGAGAGATGAAGATATTGTGGAATGA
- the uppS gene encoding polyprenyl diphosphate synthase, with protein sequence MDFTEGLVDTAYRAYEKKLLKLVKEGKIPKHVGIIMDGNRRFARELDMKPTQGHREGKDKLEEVIEWCREIGIKILTVYAFSTENFKRSREEVLELMRLFIENLKKAADDERVHKNKIRIKVIGQREVLPEELREAIEYAEERTKNYDEFFFNIAIAYGGREEIIKAIKEIAQEVKDGKLEVEDITEETVRKHLYTGDLPDPDLILRTSGEERISNFLLWQSAYSEFYFADIYWPTFRKIDFLRAIRSYQMRQRRFGR encoded by the coding sequence ATGGATTTTACAGAAGGGTTAGTGGACACAGCATACAGGGCTTACGAGAAAAAACTTCTAAAGTTAGTTAAAGAAGGAAAAATTCCAAAGCATGTTGGTATAATAATGGATGGTAACAGGAGATTTGCCAGAGAGTTGGATATGAAACCCACTCAGGGACATCGTGAAGGTAAGGACAAGTTGGAAGAAGTTATTGAATGGTGCAGGGAGATAGGAATAAAAATCCTAACAGTTTATGCTTTTTCTACGGAGAATTTTAAGAGGAGTAGAGAGGAAGTTCTGGAGCTTATGAGATTGTTTATTGAGAATTTAAAAAAAGCAGCCGATGATGAAAGAGTCCATAAAAACAAGATAAGAATAAAAGTTATAGGGCAAAGGGAGGTGCTTCCAGAAGAATTAAGGGAAGCGATAGAGTATGCTGAAGAGAGGACGAAAAATTATGATGAATTCTTTTTTAATATAGCCATAGCTTATGGAGGAAGAGAAGAGATAATAAAGGCCATAAAGGAGATCGCTCAAGAGGTCAAAGATGGAAAATTGGAGGTAGAGGATATAACAGAAGAAACTGTTAGAAAGCACCTCTATACAGGAGATTTACCAGATCCAGATCTAATTCTTCGTACCTCCGGTGAGGAGAGAATAAGCAATTTTCTCCTTTGGCAGAGTGCCTATAGTGAGTTCTATTTTGCAGATATATACTGGCCAACATTTCGCAAGATAGATTTTCTTCGTGCAATTCGCTCCTATCAAATGAGACAGAGAAGGTTTGGGAGGTAA
- a CDS encoding TrkA family potassium uptake protein, which yields MLICGYNSITKLLGGKIIDENAEGKNSIKGNPADPQILIKAGIKKEDTIIIAMDSDEKNIYVTLLARELNPKIKIAVVVKKKESVSKVYGAGADYVVLESEIVGKEILRYLLAPKVASFIERVIVSEELQLIGLKLPKVYVGKKIKDTDIRKKIGLIIAIKRGNDLIKNPAPDTILNEGDILIFLLQGKEINKIRGIMGQWILQKG from the coding sequence TTGCTTATCTGCGGGTATAACTCAATAACTAAACTATTGGGGGGAAAGATAATAGATGAAAATGCGGAGGGTAAGAATAGTATCAAGGGCAATCCTGCAGACCCCCAGATTCTCATAAAAGCTGGAATAAAGAAAGAGGATACCATAATAATCGCTATGGATAGTGATGAAAAGAATATTTATGTTACACTATTAGCTAGAGAATTAAACCCAAAGATAAAGATTGCAGTCGTTGTAAAGAAAAAAGAAAGTGTGAGTAAGGTGTACGGTGCAGGAGCCGATTATGTGGTCCTAGAGAGTGAGATAGTGGGTAAAGAGATTCTAAGGTATTTACTGGCTCCAAAAGTGGCATCTTTTATTGAAAGGGTTATTGTCTCAGAGGAGCTTCAATTGATAGGATTGAAATTACCCAAGGTTTATGTAGGTAAGAAAATCAAGGATACTGACATAAGGAAGAAAATAGGATTAATTATAGCCATAAAAAGAGGAAATGATCTGATAAAAAATCCTGCTCCTGACACGATTTTAAATGAGGGAGATATTCTCATATTCCTTTTGCAGGGAAAAGAGATAAATAAGATAAGGGGAATAATGGGGCAATGGATTTTACAGAAGGGTTAG
- a CDS encoding TrkA family potassium uptake protein, giving the protein MISSFPLKNRLILFILMVLSTIMIGSLGYVLIKIFVEHESVTFTDAIYFSVVTISTLGYYPSGVSLHSEIGKWFTIFYLIFGLGVIFGGIQALLGPWIELKVKNAVQDKKMPVPQDAHVIIAGYNDVADIIMDELDFLDIPFVIVDENAPVDKPSVNGKPTEMENLIKANIGRAKALVAIGDNEMNAVTVITGRKLNDKLNIIALSHKDSAKDILKKCGANVVVSRDELIGSVLSHWIKNDFVHKFAGEIFKDMVLEEQKVDKCAGKSIMELNMREKKGLIIGIYRDGQLLVNPQPEMILKKGDILLVFKGGV; this is encoded by the coding sequence ATGATTTCCTCATTCCCTCTCAAGAACCGGCTGATTTTGTTCATTCTTATGGTTCTATCCACCATAATGATTGGGAGTTTGGGGTATGTACTAATAAAAATTTTCGTTGAACATGAGAGCGTTACATTTACAGATGCAATATATTTTAGCGTTGTTACAATTTCCACTCTGGGATATTATCCATCAGGTGTGAGTTTACATAGCGAGATTGGTAAATGGTTCACAATATTTTATTTGATATTTGGTCTTGGTGTGATTTTCGGAGGTATACAAGCGCTTTTAGGTCCCTGGATAGAGTTAAAAGTTAAGAATGCTGTGCAAGATAAAAAAATGCCTGTGCCCCAAGATGCCCATGTAATAATAGCTGGTTATAACGATGTGGCAGACATTATAATGGATGAATTGGACTTTTTGGACATACCATTTGTTATTGTTGATGAGAATGCTCCAGTAGATAAACCATCTGTAAATGGAAAGCCAACAGAGATGGAGAATTTAATCAAGGCAAATATTGGGAGGGCAAAGGCCCTAGTGGCTATAGGGGATAATGAAATGAATGCAGTTACGGTAATAACTGGGAGAAAATTGAATGACAAACTTAATATAATTGCTCTCTCTCACAAGGATAGCGCCAAGGACATTCTCAAAAAATGCGGTGCAAATGTTGTTGTTTCTAGGGATGAATTAATAGGTTCTGTTCTCTCTCACTGGATAAAAAATGATTTTGTACATAAATTTGCAGGTGAAATTTTCAAGGATATGGTTCTGGAAGAGCAAAAAGTTGATAAGTGCGCAGGCAAGAGCATAATGGAGCTCAATATGCGGGAGAAAAAGGGTTTGATAATAGGGATATACAGGGACGGGCAGTTGCTGGTAAACCCACAACCGGAGATGATACTGAAAAAGGGGGATATTCTTCTAGTGTTTAAAGGGGGTGTCTAA